Proteins from one Tissierellales bacterium genomic window:
- a CDS encoding alanyl-tRNA editing protein, whose translation MTEKIFLKNPYLREIDGRVVNKKYVNNKYYITLNRTIFYPNLVGGQPRDKGTINGIEVVEVFEENGEIIHVLNDNIYSDKVHLSIDWNNRFDLMQQHTGQHLLSSVFYKLYGAKTIGFYISHDYVYIDITLKKINCEIIKRVEEFTNKIIFSNFDIKTYVISRSHIDKLPLSKIPDNDSDIRIVEIDGIDFSPCCGTHHRSTGEIGLIKIRNWKRYQENSRIEFLCGSRALKDYSEQTNTIKNILEFLSCEETNVESIIKNLYYEKKELELENNLLKKELSKYKNQNNNKKT comes from the coding sequence ATGACCGAAAAAATCTTTCTTAAAAATCCCTACCTAAGAGAAATAGATGGAAGAGTAGTTAACAAAAAATACGTAAATAATAAATATTATATAACTTTGAATAGAACTATCTTTTATCCCAATTTAGTAGGAGGACAGCCTAGGGATAAAGGTACTATAAATGGAATAGAAGTTGTAGAGGTTTTTGAAGAAAATGGTGAAATCATACATGTATTAAATGATAATATTTATAGTGATAAAGTACATTTATCTATCGATTGGAATAATAGATTTGATCTTATGCAACAACATACTGGACAACATCTTTTATCTTCTGTTTTTTATAAATTATATGGTGCTAAAACTATTGGATTTTACATTAGCCATGACTATGTATATATAGATATTACCCTTAAAAAAATTAATTGTGAAATTATAAAGAGAGTAGAGGAATTTACAAACAAAATTATTTTCTCAAATTTTGATATAAAAACTTATGTTATAAGCAGAAGCCATATTGACAAACTGCCTCTTAGTAAAATACCTGATAATGATTCAGATATTCGTATAGTTGAAATTGATGGTATTGACTTTTCTCCTTGCTGTGGTACTCATCACAGAAGTACAGGAGAAATTGGGTTAATTAAAATAAGAAACTGGAAAAGATACCAAGAAAATAGTCGTATAGAATTTTTATGTGGTAGCAGAGCTTTAAAAGATTATTCTGAACAGACTAATACCATAAAAAACATATTAGAGTTTTTATCTTGTGAGGAAACAAATGTAGAAAGTATCATAAAGAATCTATATTATGAAAAAAAAGAATTAGAATTAGAAAATAATCTTTTAAAAAAGGAGCTTTCGAAATATAAAAATCAAAATAATAATAAAAAAACTTAA
- a CDS encoding DNA internalization-related competence protein ComEC/Rec2, which translates to MKGKNFMEKPFVFVTVPLALGIVYYFFVKVNPTFLFITLMIILAIYILSIIFKSNNNYIYIILTFFILGIFITYIQGTSSRLQNFINKNVIVEGIVIKGRNEENGLNKYIILADNINLDNKSYIVKEKLVLTIVGETNIKVGERITFNGILEEPKKNTNPKMFNYKLHLLSHKIHTTSIIKDYSILKIESQELPWYLRVKLMFIEKVDKTFDDYLSIENSLLMKSIVLGDYSYLDGNIAEKYRELGLSHIMAISGLHIGIISMFLIRLMGYAGLDRRINYSITILVIWIYGYFVDFPPSVIRSNIMFTILFCSKITAEKFDSINTLLFSMFVVLIWNPFWLFNIGFQLSFMVTLSIIILTPAIKNKFYPYKNSIINSLSGIIAAQLGSLPIIAYYFNTISLVSIFANLVVVPVLSLCLILSFLLIFLSVISEVLASSLGIILNFLLYIQNIVTDFIQSLPFVSMKVVSPKFINILLYYFIILCIFNIIDLYRVNREVKRIIVYYLVIFVVGTSFIHLSDDTLAVNFVDVGQGDCILIEKDNRAFLVDTGGSFFNDSSIGKNIVLPYLMKKGIFKIDGMFISHFHLDHCESLPYLMEHLKIEEIYISYEEENNSLYNDILMKGREQDIPIVKLLVGDKYYVDKNTYFEVISPDNLVIEKEKLNENNKSMVLMLNSHNQRVLFTGDIEEEVEMYLSNKIDYTIDFLKVPHHGSDTSSSSIFIDRVKPKYAFIQVGKNNFGHPSEEVLKNYKDRGIIVYRNDLYGHIEVLINKDDYLINPYNKEKFSIIELIVSYSFIISYNIVYLIISYTMIKKYTVVMERLKIIDL; encoded by the coding sequence ATGAAAGGAAAGAATTTTATGGAAAAACCTTTTGTATTTGTCACTGTTCCTTTAGCTTTAGGAATAGTATACTATTTTTTTGTAAAGGTAAATCCAACTTTTTTATTTATAACTTTAATGATCATACTTGCCATATATATATTGTCAATAATATTTAAATCTAATAATAACTATATTTATATTATCCTTACATTTTTTATTTTAGGAATTTTTATCACTTATATTCAAGGGACTAGTAGCAGGTTGCAGAATTTTATAAACAAGAATGTAATAGTAGAGGGTATAGTAATAAAAGGTAGAAATGAGGAAAATGGATTAAATAAATATATAATATTAGCAGACAACATAAACCTTGATAATAAAAGCTATATAGTAAAAGAGAAATTAGTATTAACAATTGTAGGGGAAACAAATATTAAGGTTGGTGAAAGGATTACCTTTAATGGAATCTTAGAAGAACCAAAAAAGAATACTAATCCTAAAATGTTTAATTATAAACTTCACCTTTTATCCCATAAAATACATACCACATCTATAATAAAGGATTACTCTATATTGAAAATTGAAAGTCAAGAATTACCTTGGTATTTAAGAGTAAAACTGATGTTTATAGAAAAAGTAGATAAAACTTTTGATGATTATTTATCAATAGAAAACAGTCTATTAATGAAGTCTATTGTATTAGGAGATTATTCTTACTTAGATGGAAATATTGCAGAAAAATATAGAGAATTAGGGCTTTCACATATAATGGCTATATCGGGACTTCATATTGGTATAATATCTATGTTTTTAATAAGGCTTATGGGTTATGCAGGCCTAGATAGAAGAATAAATTATTCAATTACTATATTAGTAATATGGATTTATGGATATTTTGTGGATTTTCCACCATCTGTAATAAGATCAAATATTATGTTTACTATATTATTCTGCTCTAAAATTACAGCTGAAAAATTTGATTCTATAAATACCCTTTTATTTTCCATGTTTGTGGTCTTAATTTGGAATCCTTTTTGGCTTTTTAATATTGGTTTTCAATTATCCTTTATGGTAACACTGTCCATAATAATATTGACCCCAGCTATAAAAAATAAATTCTACCCCTATAAAAATAGTATTATAAATTCTCTTTCTGGGATTATAGCAGCCCAACTTGGTTCATTACCTATAATAGCTTATTATTTTAATACTATATCTTTAGTAAGTATTTTTGCTAATTTAGTAGTTGTACCGGTACTAAGTTTGTGCCTTATATTAAGCTTTTTACTGATTTTTCTTTCGGTAATAAGTGAAGTTCTTGCAAGTTCTTTAGGTATTATATTGAACTTTTTATTGTATATACAAAATATAGTTACAGATTTTATACAAAGTCTTCCTTTTGTTTCTATGAAAGTAGTTTCCCCCAAATTTATAAATATTTTGTTATATTATTTTATAATTTTATGTATTTTTAATATTATAGATTTATACAGAGTTAATAGAGAGGTTAAGAGAATTATAGTATATTATTTAGTAATATTTGTAGTTGGAACAAGTTTTATTCACTTATCAGATGATACCTTAGCCGTTAATTTTGTTGATGTAGGCCAGGGAGATTGTATATTAATAGAAAAAGATAATAGAGCTTTTTTAGTTGATACAGGAGGAAGTTTTTTTAATGATTCTAGTATAGGAAAAAATATAGTTCTACCTTATTTAATGAAAAAGGGAATTTTTAAAATAGATGGTATGTTTATTTCGCATTTTCATTTAGATCATTGTGAAAGTCTTCCCTATCTAATGGAACATTTAAAAATTGAGGAAATTTATATAAGCTATGAAGAGGAAAATAATAGTTTATACAATGATATTCTTATGAAAGGTAGAGAACAGGATATTCCAATTGTAAAGTTACTGGTAGGAGATAAATATTATGTTGATAAAAATACATATTTTGAAGTTATAAGCCCAGATAATCTGGTTATTGAAAAGGAAAAGCTAAATGAAAACAATAAATCTATGGTTTTAATGTTAAACAGTCATAATCAAAGGGTATTATTTACAGGAGATATTGAGGAAGAGGTTGAAATGTATCTTAGCAATAAAATAGATTATACTATTGATTTTTTAAAAGTTCCCCATCATGGAAGTGATACATCTTCGTCTTCTATATTTATTGATAGGGTAAAACCTAAATATGCATTTATTCAAGTGGGAAAGAATAATTTTGGACATCCTAGTGAAGAAGTTTTAAAAAACTATAAAGATAGGGGAATTATCGTATATAGGAATGATTTATATGGGCATATAGAAGTTTTAATAAATAAAGATGATTATTTAATTAATCCCTATAATAAAGAGAAATTTAGTATAATAGAGTTAATAGTTTCCTATAGTTTTATTATTAGTTATAATATAGTTTATTTAATAATATCTTATACAATGATCAAAAAATATACTGTTGTAATGGAAAGGTTGAAAATAATTGACTTATAA
- the holA gene encoding DNA polymerase III subunit delta, with protein MTYKILNKQITNKNIASVYLFYGEEEYLIDYYIQKIKDTFIPKEIESLNFITLDGNNVDLETIYNACETLPFMSEKRIIVIKDLNIFSRQSKKSKKEKYFDEDDRKKLEEYICCLSDDICVVFVEKGKKADKSRKIVKNINKIGGLVEFSKLKGNDLDNWIEKAFKEENKKISRANINYFIQSSAYFDRDNHKTLYNLRNEIIKLSNYIGSRKEVKKEDIDDIVAKSLERNIFRLLNSISERNIDSSLKIFNEMYLLNEPLQLILHMIIRQLRLMLMYKILSEKGYYENNISKKMKVKLYEFNKVKNYSRNFSTIQLEKSLNYCLEVDKCIKTSSINEKLIMEMLLINLCKLSA; from the coding sequence TTGACTTATAAAATACTTAATAAGCAGATAACGAATAAAAATATTGCATCGGTCTATCTTTTTTATGGAGAAGAGGAATATTTAATAGATTATTATATACAGAAAATAAAAGATACCTTTATTCCTAAAGAAATAGAAAGTTTAAACTTTATAACATTAGATGGTAATAATGTTGATTTAGAAACTATATATAATGCTTGTGAAACTTTGCCCTTTATGTCTGAAAAAAGAATTATAGTAATTAAGGATTTAAATATTTTTTCAAGACAATCTAAGAAGTCCAAAAAAGAAAAGTATTTTGATGAGGATGATAGAAAGAAATTAGAAGAGTATATATGTTGTTTATCAGATGATATTTGTGTAGTTTTTGTTGAAAAAGGGAAAAAGGCTGATAAATCAAGAAAAATAGTGAAAAACATAAATAAGATAGGTGGATTAGTAGAGTTTAGTAAATTAAAAGGTAATGATTTAGATAACTGGATTGAAAAAGCATTTAAAGAAGAAAATAAAAAAATTTCTAGGGCAAATATAAATTATTTTATTCAATCTTCAGCTTATTTTGATAGGGATAATCATAAGACTCTTTATAATTTAAGAAATGAAATAATTAAGTTATCTAATTATATTGGAAGCAGAAAAGAAGTTAAAAAGGAAGATATAGATGATATTGTTGCAAAGTCTCTTGAAAGAAATATTTTTAGATTATTAAATAGTATAAGTGAAAGAAACATTGATAGTTCCTTAAAGATATTTAATGAAATGTATTTACTAAATGAGCCTCTACAATTGATTTTACATATGATTATTAGGCAACTTAGATTAATGTTAATGTATAAAATATTAAGTGAAAAAGGATATTACGAAAATAATATTTCTAAAAAAATGAAGGTGAAACTTTATGAATTTAATAAGGTTAAAAATTATAGTAGAAACTTTTCTACTATTCAATTAGAGAAATCCTTAAATTATTGTTTAGAAGTAGATAAATGTATAAAGACCAGTTCAATAAATGAAAAACTTATAATGGAAATGTTGTTGATAAATCTATGTAAATTAAGTGCATAA
- the rpsT gene encoding 30S ribosomal protein S20 has translation MANIKSAKKRIGVAERKTVTNKKRVSEIKTYIKDFDDALENENLEKAQKLLVIIDKKLKKAVIKNTVHKNTAQRKVSKLHKKLNLEINKAI, from the coding sequence GTGGCAAATATTAAATCTGCTAAAAAACGTATAGGAGTAGCTGAAAGAAAAACTGTTACTAATAAAAAGAGAGTATCAGAAATTAAAACATATATAAAAGACTTTGATGACGCTTTAGAAAATGAAAATCTTGAAAAAGCTCAAAAGTTACTTGTAATTATTGATAAAAAGCTAAAGAAAGCAGTTATTAAAAATACTGTTCACAAAAATACTGCACAAAGAAAAGTTAGTAAGTTACACAAAAAACTTAACTTAGAAATCAATAAAGCTATTTAG
- the gpr gene encoding GPR endopeptidase: MFQVRTDLAIENRELYQEENEREVPGVKVEQEDEKNYIVTRVKVLDETGAKIMGKPIGSYITIEIPQLKSADEELRDKASKILAKEIKVLAKNDKRTKTLIVGLGNWNVTPDALGPKVIENVIVTRQYFLAYQKEDDDSVSNVSAISPGVMGLTGIETGEIIKGIVEKTSPDIVIAIDALASRNMNRVSTTIQISDTGINPGSGVGNKRIALNEEYLGVPVISIGIPTVVDAATMVNDTMDLIIDSLQKEAKVGTEFYSMLNEVSKEEKHALIKEVLEPFMPNVVVTPKEIDELIDNLSEVIGTGLNRCFHHSINV, from the coding sequence ATGTTTCAAGTAAGAACAGATTTGGCAATTGAGAATAGGGAATTGTATCAAGAAGAAAACGAAAGGGAGGTACCGGGGGTAAAAGTAGAGCAAGAGGATGAAAAAAACTATATAGTAACAAGAGTTAAGGTCCTAGACGAAACAGGCGCAAAGATAATGGGGAAACCAATAGGTAGTTACATAACAATAGAGATACCTCAACTAAAAAGCGCCGATGAAGAATTAAGAGATAAGGCAAGTAAAATATTAGCAAAAGAAATTAAAGTTCTTGCCAAAAATGATAAAAGGACTAAAACATTAATTGTAGGTTTAGGAAATTGGAATGTGACTCCAGATGCTTTAGGTCCAAAGGTTATAGAAAATGTTATAGTGACTCGACAATACTTTCTAGCCTATCAAAAAGAAGATGATGATTCTGTTAGTAATGTGTCCGCTATATCTCCAGGAGTTATGGGATTAACAGGGATAGAAACAGGTGAAATTATAAAAGGGATAGTAGAAAAAACTAGCCCAGATATAGTAATTGCTATAGATGCTTTAGCTTCCAGAAACATGAACAGGGTAAGTACTACTATCCAAATCTCGGATACTGGTATTAATCCAGGTAGTGGAGTAGGAAATAAAAGAATAGCTTTGAATGAAGAATATTTAGGAGTACCTGTAATATCTATAGGTATACCTACTGTTGTAGATGCTGCTACAATGGTTAATGATACTATGGATTTAATTATTGATTCTTTACAAAAAGAAGCAAAAGTGGGAACTGAATTTTATTCAATGTTAAATGAAGTTTCTAAAGAAGAAAAACATGCACTGATTAAAGAAGTGTTAGAACCATTTATGCCTAATGTAGTAGTAACACCGAAGGAAATTGATGAGCTAATTGATAATTTATCTGAAGTAATAGGTACAGGGTTAAACCGATGCTTCCATCATAGTATTAATGTTTAA
- a CDS encoding stage II sporulation protein P, with protein MQLKKTRLIYILFAMFCMLVFFVGSFLVIRNGEIQYYSASNDENTIEVFKQDEKRNRNNNFILLEMLGKSNSHIKMFMKEKSENYVGYFRYLRDNFNFSFGVKELIRSQFPTILSFNNASIDLRKDKSTSSRKKEDFEVLEDLILIDELMEDEEGELLELNKNKNIAEGEIPKPKGITPIKIDKKKPYILIYHTHGTESYLPIKDDNYHTTDKAYNVLMVGEIMEKVLTDRGHKVRHIETYHDYPSYTGSYSRSLTTANTKLKEEPNLKVVFDVHRDGIPENASYKSKAIAQAKTNINGKEVATFSMVIGPETPNKDEVLNFAKYIKEVSDSMYPGLCVGIVEKPKGKFNQFVSNHYALIEMGSNFNTIEEAKETAVLLGEVIDVVINNIQE; from the coding sequence ATGCAATTGAAAAAGACAAGGCTAATTTACATCTTATTTGCAATGTTTTGCATGTTGGTTTTCTTTGTTGGTTCATTTTTAGTAATAAGAAATGGAGAAATTCAATACTATAGTGCATCTAATGATGAAAATACTATAGAGGTATTTAAACAGGATGAGAAAAGGAATAGAAATAACAATTTTATTTTGTTGGAAATGCTAGGTAAATCTAATTCCCATATAAAAATGTTTATGAAAGAAAAGTCTGAGAATTATGTTGGATATTTCCGTTATTTAAGAGATAATTTTAATTTTTCTTTTGGGGTAAAAGAATTAATCAGGTCTCAATTTCCTACTATTTTATCTTTTAATAACGCTTCTATAGATTTAAGGAAAGATAAATCCACTTCTTCACGAAAAAAAGAAGATTTTGAAGTATTAGAGGACTTAATATTAATAGACGAGTTAATGGAAGATGAAGAAGGAGAATTATTAGAACTTAATAAGAACAAAAATATAGCAGAAGGGGAAATTCCCAAACCTAAAGGTATTACCCCTATAAAAATAGATAAGAAAAAGCCATATATTTTAATATACCATACCCATGGAACAGAATCTTATTTGCCAATAAAAGATGACAATTATCATACAACGGATAAAGCTTACAATGTATTGATGGTGGGAGAAATAATGGAAAAGGTTTTGACAGATAGAGGGCATAAAGTGCGACATATTGAAACCTATCATGATTATCCATCTTATACAGGCTCTTATTCAAGATCTTTAACAACGGCAAATACAAAGCTAAAGGAAGAACCAAATTTAAAGGTAGTTTTTGATGTCCATAGAGATGGGATTCCAGAGAATGCTAGTTATAAGAGCAAGGCTATAGCGCAAGCTAAAACAAATATAAATGGAAAAGAAGTAGCTACTTTTTCTATGGTAATAGGACCAGAAACACCGAATAAAGATGAAGTATTAAATTTTGCAAAATATATAAAAGAAGTATCAGATTCTATGTACCCAGGACTCTGTGTTGGAATTGTTGAAAAACCAAAGGGGAAATTTAATCAATTCGTTTCGAATCATTATGCATTAATAGAAATGGGAAGTAATTTTAATACTATTGAGGAAGCAAAGGAAACAGCGGTATTGTTGGGAGAAGTAATAGACGTTGTTATAAATAATATTCAAGAGTAA
- the lepB gene encoding signal peptidase I, with amino-acid sequence MEKDKMKSEIIDWTKSILLAIVIALFIKTFIFNTTYVLGISMNPTLYEKDRLFTNKVSMKLFGVKRGDIIVLEAPDAPEKDYIKRVIAVEGDTVEIKDGKVYLNGKILDENYLEDNIYTHTYEQSYWEVPEDHVFVLGDNRHEGASVDSRIFDSVPIESVKGVSNFRYFPFNKKFGKLE; translated from the coding sequence ATGGAAAAAGATAAGATGAAAAGTGAAATAATCGATTGGACAAAAAGTATTTTACTAGCTATAGTTATAGCACTTTTTATCAAAACTTTTATATTTAATACTACCTATGTTCTTGGAATCTCTATGAACCCGACTCTTTATGAAAAAGATAGGTTATTTACTAATAAGGTTTCCATGAAATTATTTGGTGTTAAAAGAGGAGATATTATAGTTTTAGAGGCACCAGATGCACCGGAAAAAGACTATATAAAGCGTGTAATAGCCGTAGAGGGAGATACAGTAGAAATAAAAGATGGAAAGGTATATTTGAATGGTAAAATACTAGACGAAAATTATTTAGAAGATAATATATATACTCATACCTATGAACAAAGCTATTGGGAAGTACCGGAAGACCATGTTTTTGTTTTAGGGGATAATAGACATGAAGGGGCTAGTGTAGATAGTAGAATTTTTGACTCTGTGCCCATTGAATCTGTAAAGGGTGTATCTAATTTTAGGTATTTTCCTTTTAATAAGAAATTTGGAAAGCTAGAGTAA
- the lepA gene encoding translation elongation factor 4, translated as MQDKQKRTRNFSIIAHIDHGKSTLADRLIEKTGLFTHREMQEQVLDNMDLEKERGITIKLKTVRLKYKAKDNEEYILNLIDTPGHVDFNYEVSRSLAACEGALLIVDATQGIEAQTLANVYLALEQDLEIIPIINKIDLPSARPEEVKKEIEEVIGIDCTDAPLISAKDGINIEAVLEEIVEKVPAPTGDIEAPLKALIFDSYYDSYKGVVAFIRVTEGNVKPGMKIRMMSTGKDFEVTEVGISTSKHEGVDVLKAGDVGYLTASIKNVKDAQVGDTITNTNNPTREPLPGYKEVTPMVYCGLYPAEGEDFNSVRDALEKLQVNDASLVFEPETSIALGYGFRCGFLGLLHLEIVQERLEREFDLNIIATAPSVIYKIVKNNGEILWIQNPTNMPEQTEIMQMEEPIVDASIMVPVDYIGPIMELSQDRRGIFKNMEYLEETRVVMHYEIPLNEVIYDFFDVLKSRTRGFASLDYEFKGYQPAKLVKLDVLINEEIVDAFSIIVHEDKAYERGRSIAERLKDAVPRHQFAVPIQAAIGSRIIARETVRALRKDVLAKCYGGDISRKKKLLEKQKEGKKRMRQVGSVEIPQEAFLSVLKYDEKK; from the coding sequence ATGCAAGATAAGCAAAAGAGAACGAGAAATTTTTCAATTATTGCTCATATTGATCATGGAAAGTCAACTTTGGCAGATAGGCTTATTGAAAAGACAGGCCTGTTTACCCATAGAGAAATGCAAGAACAGGTATTAGACAATATGGATTTAGAAAAAGAGAGAGGTATCACTATTAAGTTAAAGACTGTGAGGCTTAAGTACAAAGCAAAAGATAATGAAGAATATATTTTAAATCTTATAGACACCCCTGGCCATGTAGATTTTAATTATGAAGTATCTAGAAGTTTAGCTGCTTGTGAAGGTGCTTTATTAATAGTAGATGCAACTCAGGGCATTGAGGCTCAAACTTTGGCTAATGTATATTTGGCATTGGAACAGGATTTAGAAATTATACCTATAATTAATAAAATAGATTTGCCAAGTGCAAGACCAGAGGAAGTTAAAAAAGAAATTGAGGAAGTTATAGGAATAGATTGTACCGATGCACCTTTAATTTCTGCAAAAGATGGTATAAATATAGAAGCAGTATTAGAAGAAATTGTGGAAAAGGTACCTGCACCAACAGGGGATATAGAAGCACCCTTAAAGGCTTTAATATTTGATTCTTATTATGATAGTTATAAAGGTGTAGTGGCCTTTATTCGTGTTACTGAGGGAAATGTAAAACCGGGAATGAAAATAAGAATGATGTCTACTGGTAAGGATTTTGAAGTCACAGAAGTTGGAATTAGTACATCGAAACATGAAGGGGTAGATGTATTAAAGGCAGGGGATGTAGGCTATTTAACTGCCAGTATAAAAAATGTAAAAGATGCTCAGGTAGGGGATACTATTACTAATACAAATAATCCTACAAGGGAACCTTTACCTGGATATAAAGAGGTTACACCGATGGTTTATTGTGGGTTATATCCAGCAGAGGGGGAAGATTTTAATTCAGTTAGGGATGCATTGGAAAAACTTCAAGTTAATGATGCAAGTTTAGTTTTTGAACCAGAGACTTCTATAGCATTAGGCTATGGATTTAGATGTGGATTTTTAGGATTATTACATTTAGAAATTGTGCAGGAAAGATTAGAAAGGGAGTTTGATCTTAATATAATTGCGACGGCCCCTAGTGTTATATATAAAATAGTAAAAAATAATGGAGAGATTTTATGGATTCAAAATCCAACAAATATGCCAGAGCAAACTGAAATTATGCAAATGGAAGAACCTATAGTGGATGCATCTATTATGGTTCCTGTAGATTATATAGGGCCTATAATGGAACTTAGTCAAGATAGAAGAGGTATATTTAAAAACATGGAGTATTTAGAAGAAACTAGAGTAGTTATGCATTATGAAATACCTTTAAATGAAGTAATATATGACTTTTTTGATGTTTTAAAATCCAGAACCAGGGGTTTTGCATCCTTAGACTATGAATTTAAAGGTTACCAACCAGCAAAGCTGGTTAAATTAGATGTATTAATAAATGAAGAAATAGTAGATGCTTTTTCTATAATAGTTCATGAAGATAAGGCTTATGAAAGAGGTAGAAGTATTGCAGAACGGTTAAAAGATGCAGTGCCAAGACATCAATTTGCCGTACCTATACAGGCTGCTATAGGTTCTAGAATAATAGCTAGGGAAACTGTTAGAGCATTAAGAAAAGATGTTTTAGCAAAATGTTATGGTGGAGATATAAGTAGAAAGAAGAAACTTCTTGAAAAACAAAAAGAAGGTAAAAAAAGAATGAGACAAGTAGGTTCAGTTGAAATACCTCAAGAAGCTTTCTTATCTGTATTAAAATATGATGAAAAGAAATAA
- the hemW gene encoding radical SAM family heme chaperone HemW, with the protein MEPLGLYIHIPFCKSKCYYCDFLSYSHKDSFMDKYIKYLNREIDLYSDILKDSIIETIFIGGGTPSHISEVYISRILKNINQKLDISKVNEITLEANPCTLNEKKLNVYNKLGVNRISLGVQSMDNKILKKIGRIHTEEDIYKSYNLIKKTGFENVNIDLIFGLPDQKLEDILETLKKVVDLNVEHISFYSLIIEEGTKYYTWLDEGKISLPEEKLERQMYHKGKEYLIENGYEHYEISNFAKKGFESKHNVLYWTVKPYVGLGIGAHSNLNNIRYWNWEDFESYFKYIDEKRLPIEGNESINKEMEIAEYAMLGLRLTKGISKRDFFNRFHKNIEEIYGDVLKKHERNNLLKIGKDRIKLTNKGLDLANIVFIDLFPNKK; encoded by the coding sequence TTGGAACCATTAGGATTATATATCCATATACCATTCTGCAAGAGTAAATGTTATTATTGTGATTTTTTATCTTACTCTCATAAGGATTCTTTTATGGATAAATATATAAAATATCTAAATAGAGAAATTGATTTATATTCTGATATCCTTAAAGATTCTATAATAGAAACAATTTTTATAGGAGGTGGAACACCTTCTCACATTAGTGAAGTATACATTTCTAGAATCCTTAAAAATATAAACCAAAAACTGGATATTTCAAAAGTTAATGAAATTACACTAGAGGCAAATCCTTGCACCTTAAATGAAAAGAAACTTAATGTATATAATAAGTTAGGAGTAAATCGTATTAGTTTAGGGGTACAATCAATGGATAATAAGATTCTTAAAAAAATAGGAAGGATTCATACAGAAGAAGATATTTATAAAAGTTATAACCTAATTAAAAAAACTGGGTTTGAAAATGTAAATATTGATTTAATATTTGGGTTACCAGACCAAAAATTAGAAGATATATTAGAAACTTTAAAAAAAGTTGTTGATCTTAATGTAGAACATATTTCTTTTTATAGCCTAATTATAGAAGAAGGGACTAAATACTACACTTGGCTAGATGAAGGTAAAATATCTTTGCCAGAAGAAAAATTAGAAAGACAAATGTATCATAAGGGGAAAGAGTATCTAATAGAGAATGGTTATGAACATTATGAAATATCAAACTTTGCAAAAAAAGGTTTTGAATCAAAACATAATGTATTATATTGGACTGTAAAACCCTATGTAGGTCTAGGTATAGGAGCACATTCTAATTTAAATAATATAAGGTATTGGAACTGGGAAGATTTCGAAAGTTATTTTAAATATATAGATGAAAAGAGATTACCTATTGAAGGCAACGAGAGTATAAACAAAGAAATGGAAATAGCCGAATATGCAATGTTAGGACTTAGATTGACTAAAGGTATTAGTAAGAGGGATTTTTTTAATAGATTCCATAAGAATATAGAAGAGATATATGGGGATGTATTAAAAAAACATGAAAGAAATAATTTGCTTAAAATTGGTAAAGACAGGATTAAACTAACAAATAAAGGATTAGATTTAGCAAATATTGTATTTATTGACCTATTTCCTAATAAGAAATAA